aatacttttactgcggtaaaggatctgagtacttcttgttgttctcaattaaatatctttcagtgtgtttccttcttcataaaacatttgtaaagATGATTTTTGAAGAGTATTTTGAGTCCATCATGTTTACCAgctgagatatatatatatatatatatatatatacacacacatactcctGTCCTGTATGAGTCAGTGAGctgcagcgccccctgctggctgtcaCTAACATGTGTTCTCTGGTTTCAGCTGAGAGTTACTCCAACCCTCTGGCTCCTGAGGGCCACGAGCTGGACGACCACCGAGCTGCTGCTCAGTGAGTACTACTacactgtctctgtctctctgtgtctttagtaggtcacatgtcgatgtgtccttgagcaagacacttaaccccaaatgtCTCCTGAAGGCAGAGCCATCGGCGTGTGAATGAGtgttagatcagatcctgatgggcagagTTGTCTCCTTAGCAGCCTCTGATATCAGtgaaagaatgtgtgtgtgaatgctgacatgtagtgtagagAGCTTTgtgtggtcggaagactagaaaggagctgtataaatgcaagtctatTTAGTAGTAGGTAGTTATAGTAGttatatgtatactgtagttaatgtattactgtattactgcagcagcctcccactcaagctaacgttagctagccgtGCTAGTCACCGTCACCAGCATCATTCAGCCGTTTagcactgacagtgaatattcacgtatcgtatgagcctcagctctcagtgtgaaagcctcgttAACCTGCTACACAACCGCTGTTCATCatcttctctcctgtgacggcgAGTTTTGCGTTTCGTCTGAACAGACCGTTTGTGTTTAATGACGTCGTCTCGTCATCGTCGTGGAAACAAAGGTTGCTGACGAACACATTTAGTTGTTTTCATTAACCACGTTAACATTCCCTCCAGGTCCAAACTGACCAACGATGACTTCAGGAAGCTGCTGATGACGCCGAGGGCCACGCCCTCCTCGGCCCCGCCCTCCAAGTCCAGACACCATGAGTGAGTCCAGAAGAACACTGTtactgatgatgaagatgatgatgatgatgatgatgaagatgaagatgatgatgatgatgatgatgatgaaggggaTGGAAGTAACTACATTGCTTTTTTCTCCCAGAATGCCAAGGGACTACAACGAGGATGAGGATCCTGCAGcgaggagaaggaagaagaagaggtgagCGTATTGATCCGATCACATCGGTGACTTCATTGATTAGCTCTCTAATCAATCAATCTGTGTCGTCGTTCTCTTTGTTAGACGTCACTAAACTATTAATTTGTAATAATTCTCTAATGAATCAACTTCTCTCAATCCGTTGATCCAATCATGTTACTGGTTATtaattattgattcatttcGTTGCAGCTACTATGCTAAGCTACGTCAGCAGgagatggagcgagagagagagctggctgAGAAGTACCGCGACCGAGCGAGAGAGCGACGAGACGGCGTTAACAAAGACTATGAAGAGACGGAGCTGATTAGCACCACCGCTAACTACAGAGCTGTAGGACCCACCGCTGAGGCGTGAGTACTGCTaatgctaacagtgctaacagctaactacaGAGCTGTAGGACCCACCGCGGAGGCGTGAGTACTGCTaatgctaacagtgctaacagctaactacaGAGCTATAGGACCCACCGCGGAGGCGTGAGTACTGCTAATGCTAACATTATATATTTGCACTTTATATTTGTCTATTTGTTTTGAATGTTTCAGAGACAAGTCCGCAGCAGAGAAACGTCGTCAGCTGATCCAGGAGTCTAAGTTCTTGGGAGGTGACATGGAGCACACTCACTTGGTGAAAGGTCTGGACTTCGCTCTGCTGCAGAAGGTGAGCGTCGTTAGCATCATCTAGCTGCTGGTTATTATTAATGCTACATGTAGCTACAGCAGATAAACGAGGTGTTACGTGTTCCAGGTCCGAGCTGAAATCACCagtaaagagaaagaagaagaagacatgatGGAGAAAGTCCAGAAAGAGGCCAAGTATGAATccaaatattataattaatgataatataataacagtATTAAGTCAACTTGTGAGTAAAGTATGTTTTCTACTAAAGACTctgtctgacctttgacctgtctgtccgtctcttTCAGGAAGGATGTGGAGCCGGAGGAGAAGATTGAGTTCAAGACTCGTCTCGGTGAGTCTGatcagctgatgatgatgatgatgatgatgatgatgattcttTAGCTTCAAGCTCGAGGAAAAGTTGAGGAAGTTAGGATGTTGTTGTTTCCTCTGTCATAGTAaatgaatattaaatatatctcctctcctctcctctcctcccccccagGTAGGAATATCTACCGGGTGGTGTTCAGGACGGGTCAGGTGGAGAGGAACGAGCTCTTCCTGCCCGGCAGGATGGCGTACGTGGTCGACCTGGACGACGAGTTCACCGACACCGACATCCCAACAACTCTGATCCGCAGCAAAGCCGACTGCCCGAGTATGGAGGTACTGACCCACCTCTCTTCCATTATTAACATACTAACATCACGTTGTGTCTCTTTGATTAACGTACTAACATCACgttatgtctctgtgtgtctctcaggcTCAGACGACTCTCACCACCAACGACATCGTGATCTCGAAGCTGACTCAGATCCTGTCGTACCTCAGACAGGGAACGCGACACAAGAAGATCAAGAAGAAGGACAAAGGTGAGTTTATTTACACCTGCTGCTGTTTGGAGACCAGATGTTTTCTCCTGTGTTATCATGAATGACAGTAACAGTCAACAGTAGAAAGGTTAatacgtgtgtttgtgtttcaggtaAACTGGACGATAAGAGGGCTCCTGAGGCTGATCTGAGGTCAGTCCACAACAACATGtaacttctcttcttcttcttcttctgtgtttcagTAAAACACTCCGTCACactttgtctctgtttgtgtttcagtaTCTTCGAGGACATCGGGGACTACATCCCGTCCTCCACCTCGTCCTCCAAACCTcccaaagacaaagacagacaccgagagagagagagggagagagagagggaaagagagagggagagggagagagagagggagagagagagagaagaagacaagAACAGGAGACACAGTTACTTTGAGAAACCACGAGGAGACGAACACCaggtgagacacacagacaggtgtatgtctatatttatattattattactattattgacTGAAACtaactttctgtctctctgtctgtctgtctgtctctctgtctgtctgtctctctctctgtctgtctctctgtctgtctctctgtctgtctgtctgtctgtctgtctgtctgtctgtctctctgtctctctgtctgtctctctgtctgtgtcttcaGGTCCTGGAGGCGGAAACAGGTAAATGATTTCATGTATTTCTCTTTAAGAAGTAGTTTTGTGTTTAAATCACAATCCAACATTCAGACGAATCATAAAtgaactaataataatgaaacaacACAGAGTTCCTGATATATATAACTGTTTACAGATGAGTAATCTAACATGacctcatactgtatgtcacatcTGGACTATAAATAACCAGCtatataacatatttatattacgttatatctataaacattacatatctATATAACATATCTTAGATATTATACTTACATAACATATATCTAACATTATATGACATATCTATaaatatagttttataaaatatctatgaatatatttatataacatcTAATTATCATataacatctataaacatttatATAACATATTCATATAACATATCTATAAACGTTACgtatgtatgtgtttatataACATATCTATAAACctatttatataacattttgtCTATAAACATAATTATATAGCATATTTCTAATCATTGTAGTTATATAACATATctataaacatatttatattaatatgtcCGGACATACACCACTATGACCTttagatacatttaaaaaaaatatatatatatatatatttatatttatttatatacaacaTCATGTTAGTATCATGTTAGGACCCTGTTGAATATGTAGTTGATATTCAGTTCAGTGGTTTTCATTATGAAACAGCAGCTTGTTTTCCAGCAGTAACATGTGATCACACCGAGGAGACATTAACATAAAACTAATTAACTAACGAGACGCTCGTTAACTCATTAACTCATTAACTCATTAACTCGTTAACTCGTTAACTCGTTAACtcattaatgtgtgtttgtgtccgacAGGTCCCGGATCAGTTAGAGACCAGATCAAGATGATCAATGAGAAGTTTGCAGGAGCAGCAGGCAGCCAATGGCCGGGCCAGGAACCATATCCTTCTGTAAACTCAGCAGCTGATTGGTTCAGAGCTGTcgcatatatttatatttatatttatatattatacagtagtTACCATATTCTTTCATTCCTCACTGTAACTGTGTTTACAGTCTGGACTAACCCTTTAATAATGAACCCAGCTTTACTGTGTAGCTGTACACAGGACAGGAGTACTGTGtgtagtattactgtagtattgtgtgtagtattactgtagtattgtgtgtagtattactgtagtactgtgtgtagtattactgtagtactgtgtgtagtattactgtagtattgtTCCTTAACCAGTCTGAACTGGTTCTCAGAGGAGAGACGGGAAAGAACAACTGGGAGATTTCTTTGGAGGATCAAACTCATACGCAGAGTGTTACCCTGCTACGTAAGATACACACATACTAATACACACTATCAACACAACACTTGTTTTAATACTAATAATTGacttaataaatacacacacacatatatatatatatatatatatatatatatatatatatatatatactcataCTCAGTCATACATGTATTAGTactataagtgtgtgtgtgtttgtgcaggatgGACGACCTGGCTGTGGACAGTGATGAGGAGGTGGACTACAGTAAAATGGACCAGGTAACTACAACTCCCAGCATGCATGAGTAGAGGTCAAATACAGCAgtggatgtaaagatgagtgACTGATGATGATctgtgtaaacaggaagtgaaataTATACTATGGTCCTCATGTTGAAGCTAAACCAAAGACCAAAAGTCGTAGTATTTCAACTGGTGGTTCAACCGCTGTGTGTATTTGATTAAACTATGGTCCTCATGTTGCTGTTGAACTAACCCTGGTCCTCATGTTGAAGCTAAaccagctgctgtgtgtgtgtttgattaaaCTATGGTCCTCATGTTGCTGTTGAACTAACCCTGGTCCTCATGTTGAAGCTAAaccagcctgtgtgtgtgtttgattaaaCTATGGTCCTCATGTTGCTGCTGAACTAGCCCTGGTCCTCATGTTGGAGCTAAACCAgcctgtgtgtgctgtgtgttccAGGGTAATAAGAAGGGTCCTCTGGGTCGGTGGGACTTCGACACTCAGGAGGAGTACTCAGACTACATGAACAACAAGGAGGCGCTGCCAAAGTAGGACGGGTTTATTGTTCCCTCGGCTCTGACTGACAGgtttgttgatgtgtgtgtgttgatggtgAGCTTTGTCCCTGCAGGGCTGCCTTCCAGTACGGCATCAAGATGTCTGAAGGCAGAAAGACTCGACGCTTCAAAGAGACCAATGAGAAGGCAGAACTGGACCGACAGTGGAAGAAGATCAGCGCCGTGAGTTTACAACTAcaactatatatactgtatgtgtgtgtgtgtgtgtgtgtgtgtgtgtgtgtgtgtgtatagaggttgccatggtaacaacTAATGTGGAtcctgtgtctgtttcagaTCAtcgagaagaggaagaagatggaggCTGACGGGTGAGTGTTTCCTGTCATCATcggctcagccaatcagaacacaGCATGCAGTCCTCATTTCTGTTTATTACAATCAGTCGGTAAACGGCGGTCGTAAACAACAGTCTGTCAGCAACAGTAGGTCAACAGCGGTCGGTAAACAACAGTCAGTAAACGACAGTCGGTAAACGACAGTTGGTCAACTACGGTCAGGAAACTACAGTTAGGAAACTACAGTCGGTCAACTACAGTCAGGAAACAACAGTCAGTCAACTACAGTCAGGAAACTACAGTCGGTCAACTACAGTCGGTCAACTGCAGTCAGGAAAAAACAGTCGTCAACAACAGTTGTCAACTGCAGTCAGGAAAAAACAGTCGGTCAACATCAGTCAGGAAACAACAGTCGATCAACAGTCGGTCAACAACAGTCAGTCAACAACAGTCGGTCAACAACAGTCAGTCAACAACAGTCGGTCAACAACAGTCAGTAAAACAACAGTCGGTCAACAACAGTCAGTAAAACAACAGTCGGTCAACAACAGTCAGTACAACAACAGTCGGTCAACAACAGTCAGTCAACAACAGTCGGTCAACAACAGTCAGTAAAACAACGGTCGGTCAACAACAGTCAGTAAAACAACAGTCGGTCAACAACAGTCGGTCAACAACAGTCGGTCAACAACAGTCGGTCAACAACAGTCTGTCAACAACAGTCGGTAAAACAACAGTCGGTAAACAACAGTCGGTCAACAACGTCTGTCAACTGTCGGTCAACAACAGTCGATCAACAGTCGGTCAACAACAGTCAGTAAAACAACAGTCGGTCAACAACAGTCAGTAAAACAACAGTCGGTAAACAACAGTCTGTCAACTGTCGGTCAACAAAAGTCTGTAAAACAACAGTCCGTCAACAGTAGTaaacaacagtaaacaacagtaggtcaacaacagtcagtaaatattgtgttcacatgtttgtgtttcagggtGGACGTGAAGAGACCCAAATACTGAAGACTTCCTCcgttctctctgctgctgtccaaCACGATCAGTCATTGATCAGTCATTGATCAGTCATTGATCAGTCATTGATCAGTGACGTGATTATTAGTTTTTGTTGAAAACCTTAAAGATTAAATGTGACGATCGATCAGcttcattaaaacattttaaagttaaataacTCGACATGTCTGTTAGGAACCTGATACCTGATGTTATTGATTAGTAACCTGATACCTGATGTTATTGATTAGTAACCTGATATATGATGTTATTGATTAGTTTGTGATACCTGATGTTATTGATTAGTAACTTGATATCTGATGTTATTGATTAGTTTGTGATATATGATGTTATTGATTAGTTTGTGATATCTGATGTtatagaataataattaaacatcAATGAAACAGATCTTATTGTGTTTAGTCTTTGTCCTCTACTGGTTCATAACTGGTTTTCCTGTTTTTGAGGAGTTTGACAGACGGACTGAAACGGGTGACGTTGTTCATGTTCTGACGTTTTTCAGGTTTTTCTGATTTTTATTGATATCGACAGTAATTTTTAGAAAGTGGAACAAATTTCAACTTCAGATTCGgacgtttgtttgtttatcaaCATCAGCTGATTATTAAGAGGCGTGTTTGTTCTAattaataagtgtgtgtgtgtgtgtgtgtgtgtgtgtgtgtgtaattagtGTGTGTTGATCTCCTTAAGGAGCTGCTGTTGTTTCAGGAGTCGTTGAGCTCGTTAAGACGCAGCTCCTCGTTAAGAGATCAaactctttgtgtttgttgttgttgacgaTAGAAACGTCTTTAACGGACGACCGGACGTATTAATCCTCCAGATTAGCATCAACAGCGCTAACGAGTGTTTGTTAATTACCTGCAGCGTGTTGACGGACAGTCGGACGGATGAATATGGAGACGATGTTTCTGAAGACGTTAACGAGCGGCTAACGAGGCCTCGAAGCTCCGCCCACCGGCGGCTCCAACAGGAAGTTGATTTTTCAACATCAAAGACAAagtttgactgtttttgtctttaatttgatgatgttgatatttacacacggaatatttaatatttaacgTTCAGCACGAAGCTGCAGcgaactttatttaaaatagCAGTCGTCttctttaaccctttaaatacATCACAGAGTCGTGAAGCTAGTACACACAGTACCTCACTAGTACTAGTTCAGATGTACAGTAGTACTACCTCCAGATGTACAGTAGTACTACCTTCAGATGTGCAGTAGTACTACCTCCAGATGTGCAGTAGTACTACCTTCAGATGTGCAGTAGTACTACCTTCAGATGTACAGTAGTACTACCTCGAGATGTACAGTAGTACTACCTCCAGATGTAGAGTAGTACTACCTCCAGATGTGCAGTAGTACTACCTCCAGATTTGCAGTAGTACTACCTCCAGATGTGCAGTGGTACTACCTCCAGATGTGCAGTAGTACTtcctgtgatgatgtcagaaactcttctctgttttcttttgttctctGATGAAACGCTCTCGtcctctctgattggtcgacgTCCTCGTCGTCCCGCTTCGGTGGTCACATTCATCACAGTGACAGGCTCAGCCGACCAATCAGATCAcaccacacacgcacgcacacacacacacacagataggtgtgtgtgtgtgtgtaaggcgATGAAGCCAAAAGGTGACCCAACGTTCTCATTTACTTAACTGGGTCGCCGTGGcaacaaggtgtgtgtgtgagagtgaaaaCTGGGCTAAAACACAGCGGGTTAATGTCACGACACAATTCACACCTCCATCAATCTCCcgtaacgcacacacacacacacacacacacacacacacacacacacacacacacacacacactcatctgtGTGTTAGAGTTAAATCTGACCTTTCTACATAGTGATGGATTTAGTTCCAGGTtttactgtgtgtgcatgtgcgtgtgtgtgtttggaccaTTCAGAGAGCAGAACTGACtaaagaacaaagaaaaaatctttctttgatgttttttttttacagtgtattctacatgttttgttaaaaaaagtgtgtgtgtatatatatatatatatgtatatatatatatatatatacacagtgtatatatatatatatatatatatatatatataaaacaacaaaaagaagtcAAGAAAAGTTTCAGGTTTAAATCtggttttattttctgtaaacaTGAAACAGAAAAGGTTTAAATGAGCTCCGATTGTTCTGATTTCATCCTGAACCCCGACCCCTAAACACCCACTCAGACACGTTCagtatttacagttaaaaactaataataataataataataactttacaGTTTAttgagctgtaaaataaaaacagaacaaacatcatctaatcagctgtaactgctgcCTCGTTAAGGACCGGAGCTCGTTAAGCATGTCGCTGCCCTTCTGACCACGCCCAGTCTGTGACGTCACACTGCACTATGTTACGtggtgacatcacttcctgtgatCAGAGTATTTTAACCTCCAGACAGGCTGCGATTCTGTACTCGTTAAACCTCAGAGCTCGTTAAGGCTGTCGCTGCCCTTCTGACCACGCCCAACCTGGGATGTCACTCCTGAGGTCTGGGACTCGTTAAGCTCGTTATGGGTCAGAGCTCGTTAAGGGTCAGAGCTCGTTAAGGGTCAGAGCTCGTTATGTGTCAGAGCTCGTTAAGGGTCAAAGCTCGTTATGGGCCAGAGCTCGTTACGGGTCAGAGCTCGTTAAGGGTCAGAGCTCGTTAAGTTCCGTTACTTGTTACATCGAGAATCTCGACAAATGAACAGTAACAGTACTTCTACTACATCAAGTACTACTGAAGGTAGTACCAGTACTACGACTTGTATCACTTCTAACTACTAAACATGAAATACAGAAACATTAATTACACGTTCAGGTGTGACTCCGCCCCCTACAGGTGGGAACTGTCAGCAggtccagcagggggcggggctaacagGAGTCCTGTCCAGCTCCAGGTGTTtcacctgatgacatcacaggtgGTCCAATGACGGTGACATTTAAACTCCTCCCCCTTTCAAAGTGTCCCGTCCTGTTGACACGGCGCTCCCttctaatgatgatgataataataataataattagaaacAGGAAGCAGAGAGAGGTGGCTGATGGGATTTTGAGTATTTAgttcctctttttttattcttccaTCGTCGGCTTTTCTTTTTCAGGAGGTCCGACTCTTCTTCTTTACTCGCTGTGCTCATCATCCCTTCATCAGTTCATCCGTTCATCAGGTCATCCCTTCATCAGTTCATCCCTTCATCGGTTCATTAGTTCATCCCTTCATCAGTTCATCTCTTCATCCCTTCATCAGTTCATCCCTTCATCGGTTCATCAGTTCATTCCTTCATTAGTTCATCCCTTCATCAGTTCATCTCTTCATCTGTTCATCCCTTCATTAGTTCATCCCTTCATCAGTTCATCCCTTCATCGGTTCAGTAGTTCATCAGTTCATCTCTTCATCCCTTCATTGGTTCATCCCTTCATCGGTTCATCCCTTCATCAGTTCATC
This portion of the Sebastes umbrosus isolate fSebUmb1 chromosome 17, fSebUmb1.pri, whole genome shotgun sequence genome encodes:
- the ik gene encoding protein Red, producing the protein MPETESYSNPLAPEGHELDDHRAAAQSKLTNDDFRKLLMTPRATPSSAPPSKSRHHEMPRDYNEDEDPAARRRKKKSYYAKLRQQEMERERELAEKYRDRARERRDGVNKDYEETELISTTANYRAVGPTAEADKSAAEKRRQLIQESKFLGGDMEHTHLVKGLDFALLQKVRAEITSKEKEEEDMMEKVQKEAKKDVEPEEKIEFKTRLGRNIYRVVFRTGQVERNELFLPGRMAYVVDLDDEFTDTDIPTTLIRSKADCPSMEAQTTLTTNDIVISKLTQILSYLRQGTRHKKIKKKDKGKLDDKRAPEADLSIFEDIGDYIPSSTSSSKPPKDKDRHREREREREREREREREREREREREEDKNRRHSYFEKPRGDEHQVLEAETGPGSVRDQIKMINEKFAGAAGSQWPGQEPGSQRRDGKEQLGDFFGGSNSYAECYPATMDDLAVDSDEEVDYSKMDQGNKKGPLGRWDFDTQEEYSDYMNNKEALPKAAFQYGIKMSEGRKTRRFKETNEKAELDRQWKKISAIIEKRKKMEADGVDVKRPKY